A genomic region of Candidatus Rokuibacteriota bacterium contains the following coding sequences:
- a CDS encoding type II toxin-antitoxin system MqsA family antitoxin, with translation MACTVCGERMKARRENWRYEASGLPHVTLTSVEVRRCQKCGETEVAIPAIEELHRTIAGALIRKRARLAPAEIKYLRKYLGWAGTDFARRIGSTAETVSRWEHGKMPMGLAAERLLRLMVAKEAPVSDYTVDVLAQVAADDRKPRPVHLALSRERKGWRYRPDATLVTA, from the coding sequence ATGGCATGCACGGTGTGCGGGGAGCGGATGAAGGCACGGAGGGAGAATTGGCGCTATGAGGCAAGCGGCTTGCCCCACGTCACCCTGACGAGCGTGGAGGTGAGGCGCTGCCAGAAGTGCGGTGAGACGGAGGTCGCCATCCCGGCCATCGAGGAGCTCCACCGCACAATCGCCGGGGCGCTCATCCGCAAGCGCGCCCGCTTGGCGCCGGCCGAGATCAAGTACCTGCGGAAGTACCTCGGGTGGGCCGGGACGGACTTCGCCCGGCGCATCGGGAGCACCGCCGAGACCGTCTCCCGCTGGGAACACGGGAAGATGCCGATGGGCCTGGCGGCCGAGCGGTTGCTCCGGCTGATGGTGGCCAAGGAGGCCCCGGTGAGTGACTACACGGTAGACGTCCTGGCGCAGGTGGCGGCCGATGACCGGAAGCCGCGGCCCGTTCATCTAGCGCTGAGCCGGGAGCGCAAGGGCTGGCGCTATCGGCCGGATGCCACTCTCGTCACGGCCTGA
- a CDS encoding DUF4258 domain-containing protein, with amino-acid sequence METGTAKRLILRILEAGTVSFSGHALAEMRKDKLTTVDCTNVLRGGVVEPGELERGSWRYRVKTNTICVVIAFRPETELVVVTAWRIGR; translated from the coding sequence TTGGAGACCGGGACCGCCAAGCGCCTTATCCTCCGCATCCTCGAGGCCGGAACGGTGAGCTTCTCCGGCCACGCGCTTGCCGAGATGCGGAAGGACAAGCTCACCACGGTGGATTGCACCAATGTCCTCCGGGGAGGTGTTGTGGAACCCGGGGAGTTGGAACGGGGAAGCTGGCGGTACCGGGTGAAGACGAACACCATCTGCGTGGTGATCGCGTTCAGACCGGAAACGGAGTTGGTAGTGGTGACCGCATGGAGGATTGGACGGTGA
- a CDS encoding benzoate-CoA ligase family protein, with protein MTMDTLELPAHVNAAQWIVDRHVAAGRGGRTAIHFEGATWTYADFQSLVNRSGNLLRELGVEIENRVGLLMLDSPEYLAAFLGAVKIGAVPICLNTLLGPASYEYMLNDSRAKVVIAHEEVAANLFKVRANLRYLRHVVILGSPPSGYLSHAELIGRATAVLDPEPRARDDWSFWAYTSGSTGEPKAVMHTHATLMAGTWYFPRHVMALGEADTIFCMAKLFFTYGTGLNMYMPLANGAATVLNPRRPVPDELFRILHRYRPTIFAAVPTMYAAMLQVKDAARTYDLGSLRMCWSGGEALPPPIYHEWRDRFGVEILELLGSSELIHGFCTTRPGMNRPGSIGVPVPGYELRIVDDALTDVPDGKAGRLMIAGPSVFAGYANRREKNEATFFGKWMLSSDTVRRDGEGIYWFVGRSDDMLKVGGAMVSPIEIENVLVEHPAVLEAAVIGAPDEHQLVKPKAVVVLKQGFKPGPELEAELTALVKGRLARYKYPRWYVFVDQLPKTATGKIQRFQLRDGTLRGLG; from the coding sequence ATGACCATGGACACGCTCGAGCTTCCGGCGCACGTCAACGCCGCTCAGTGGATCGTGGACCGGCACGTCGCCGCCGGGCGCGGCGGGCGCACCGCGATCCATTTCGAGGGCGCCACGTGGACGTACGCGGACTTCCAGTCCCTCGTGAACCGCTCGGGTAACCTGCTGCGGGAGCTCGGCGTCGAGATCGAGAACCGCGTTGGCCTCCTCATGCTCGACTCCCCGGAATACCTCGCGGCCTTCCTCGGCGCAGTGAAGATCGGCGCCGTCCCCATCTGTCTCAACACGCTGCTGGGCCCAGCGTCGTACGAGTACATGCTGAACGACTCGCGGGCGAAGGTAGTGATCGCGCACGAGGAGGTCGCGGCGAACCTGTTCAAGGTCCGCGCGAACCTCCGGTACCTCCGCCACGTCGTGATCCTGGGGTCGCCGCCGTCCGGCTACCTCTCCCATGCGGAGCTGATCGGGCGCGCCACGGCGGTCCTCGACCCAGAGCCCCGGGCCCGGGACGACTGGTCGTTTTGGGCCTACACGTCGGGCAGCACCGGTGAGCCCAAGGCGGTCATGCATACCCACGCCACGCTCATGGCCGGGACCTGGTACTTCCCGCGCCACGTGATGGCGCTCGGCGAGGCCGACACGATCTTCTGTATGGCCAAGCTCTTCTTTACGTACGGGACCGGCCTCAACATGTACATGCCGCTCGCCAACGGCGCCGCCACCGTGCTGAATCCGCGCCGCCCCGTGCCGGACGAGCTCTTCCGCATCCTCCACCGCTACCGGCCCACGATCTTCGCCGCCGTGCCGACGATGTACGCGGCGATGTTGCAGGTGAAGGACGCCGCGCGCACCTACGACCTCGGGTCGCTTCGCATGTGCTGGAGCGGTGGCGAGGCGCTGCCGCCGCCGATCTACCACGAGTGGCGCGACCGGTTCGGTGTCGAGATCCTCGAGCTGCTCGGCTCCAGCGAGCTGATCCACGGCTTCTGCACGACGCGTCCCGGCATGAACCGGCCAGGGAGCATCGGCGTCCCGGTGCCGGGCTACGAGCTGCGCATCGTCGACGACGCGCTCACCGACGTTCCCGACGGGAAGGCCGGGCGGCTGATGATCGCGGGGCCGAGCGTCTTCGCCGGCTACGCCAACCGGCGCGAGAAGAATGAGGCGACGTTCTTCGGCAAGTGGATGCTCTCCTCCGACACCGTCCGCCGCGACGGGGAGGGCATCTACTGGTTCGTGGGGCGGAGCGACGACATGCTGAAGGTCGGGGGCGCCATGGTGTCGCCCATCGAGATCGAGAACGTTCTCGTCGAGCACCCGGCGGTGCTGGAGGCCGCCGTGATCGGGGCGCCGGATGAGCACCAGCTCGTCAAGCCGAAGGCCGTGGTCGTGCTCAAGCAGGGATTCAAGCCTGGCCCCGAGCTCGAGGCGGAGCTGACCGCACTCGTGAAGGGCCGGCTCGCGCGGTACAAGTACCCGCGCTGGTACGTCTTCGTCGACCAGCTCCCGAAGACGGCGACGGGGAAGATCCAGCGCTTCCAGCTCCGCGACGGAACGCTTAGAGGCCTGGGCTAG
- a CDS encoding helix-turn-helix transcriptional regulator produces the protein MSARRARPTGRLSERPARGRGAAVGRWRTGVLAGAAPVFAALGDETRLGLVARLCTGRPTSIVKLTAGRHVTRQAVTKHLHVLAGTKLVRGARIGRDSVWEVEPARLDEARRWLDHIAGQ, from the coding sequence ATGTCCGCACGGCGGGCTAGGCCTACCGGTCGGCTCAGCGAGCGGCCCGCCAGAGGCAGGGGCGCCGCCGTCGGGCGATGGCGGACGGGGGTCCTCGCCGGGGCGGCGCCGGTCTTCGCCGCGCTGGGGGACGAGACGAGGCTGGGGCTCGTCGCCCGCTTGTGCACGGGCAGACCCACGTCCATCGTGAAGCTCACCGCGGGAAGGCACGTCACCCGCCAGGCCGTCACGAAGCACTTACACGTGCTCGCGGGCACCAAACTGGTGCGGGGCGCTCGGATCGGGCGGGACAGCGTCTGGGAGGTCGAGCCCGCGCGCCTGGACGAGGCGCGCCGCTGGCTCGACCACATCGCCGGCCAGTAG
- a CDS encoding SRPBCC family protein, with protein MPGRCPSVPGEPALGVIPSSVITCPLRPAGGAGCQESTRVGSNAASHLAWETIERMEPERLSSWRWHPAAIEPGVDYSAEPTTLVTSELEEVAGGTLLTVVESGFDQVPLARRAQAYRMNGEGWTLQMQAIEGHVRTAG; from the coding sequence ATGCCGGGCCGGTGCCCTTCGGTTCCCGGTGAGCCAGCTTTGGGTGTGATTCCGTCGTCCGTCATCACTTGCCCCCTTCGGCCAGCGGGGGGTGCCGGCTGCCAGGAGTCTACCAGAGTCGGCTCCAATGCCGCCAGCCACCTGGCTTGGGAGACCATCGAGCGGATGGAGCCCGAGCGGTTGTCCTCCTGGCGATGGCACCCGGCCGCCATCGAGCCCGGCGTCGACTACTCGGCCGAGCCCACGACGCTGGTGACATCCGAGCTCGAGGAGGTCGCGGGCGGCACCCTGCTCACCGTCGTGGAGTCGGGCTTCGACCAGGTCCCCCTCGCCCGCCGCGCGCAGGCGTACCGGATGAACGGGGAAGGCTGGACGCTTCAGATGCAGGCGATCGAGGGCCATGTCCGCACGGCGGGCTAG
- a CDS encoding xanthine dehydrogenase family protein molybdopterin-binding subunit codes for MSGGKWVGQSVKRLEDRRLLTGRGGFIANVEIANLHHAAILRSPHAHADIRRLDVSAALAMAGVIAVLTGEDVRQRSDPFMNITGPVPYWSCAVGTAHFVGEPVAVVVARDRYLAEDALDAIEVDYEPLPAVVDQEAALAPNAPILHDNLGTNLAVRRRFSFGDVDRAFAEADLVVRERYRFPRYSHFPMETYGILASWDAASGLLTVRANFQGPFIIHTVMARALRLRQNRVRVIVPGDIGGGFGLKSSMYPYMVLLALAAMKAGVPVKWIEDRREALTASSSHADRVTYMEAAVRKDGTVLALRTRNIDNVGAYIRTPEPADLFARFSAMTGAYRIRDVALDLSAAMTNTSLTGPVRGYGGHPLYFALERTMDTIAARLGMDPAELRFRNFIGAGEFPYTTATGGEYDSGNYPECLRRLLALARYDELRARQRAARAEGRLFGIGLATIVDPCVTNIGYITLAKSPEERTQRRAMSGSGDVGTVRVDPSGDVVVLATSVPQGQGHETIIAQIVADELGVPIERITVHAEVDTLASVWSITTGSYSSRFSSVGSSAYAMAARQVRAKAVKIAAHVLEVAEEDVEWKDGAAVVRGAPHTALALRAIAGIAHWNQTSLPAGMEPNLQATYAFNLPTSRPPLDDDRANTQNVYGFGAELAVVEVDRASGVVRVLEYYTVHDCGTVLNPAHVRGQVQGAAVQGISGALWEQMRWDESGQYLTASLQDYLMPTAMEAPDIGMDHVETPSPNTVLGSKGIGEASSMAAPVTVANAVADALAPLGIPVTSLPLWPDTVWRMLKEAQGP; via the coding sequence CGGTCAAGCGGCTCGAGGACCGGCGCCTCCTGACCGGCCGCGGCGGTTTCATTGCGAACGTGGAGATCGCGAACCTCCACCACGCGGCCATCCTGCGCAGCCCGCACGCCCACGCGGACATCCGCCGTCTCGACGTCTCGGCCGCGCTCGCGATGGCGGGCGTCATCGCGGTGCTCACCGGTGAGGATGTCCGGCAGCGGTCGGATCCGTTCATGAACATCACCGGCCCCGTGCCCTACTGGAGCTGCGCCGTCGGCACCGCGCACTTCGTCGGCGAGCCCGTCGCCGTCGTGGTCGCCCGGGATCGGTATCTTGCCGAGGACGCCCTCGACGCCATCGAGGTCGACTACGAGCCCCTGCCAGCCGTCGTCGATCAGGAGGCGGCCCTCGCCCCGAACGCGCCGATCCTCCACGACAACCTCGGCACGAACCTCGCCGTGCGCCGGCGGTTCAGCTTCGGGGACGTCGACCGCGCGTTCGCCGAGGCCGACCTCGTGGTGCGCGAGCGCTACCGGTTCCCGCGGTACAGCCACTTTCCGATGGAGACGTACGGCATCCTCGCGAGCTGGGACGCGGCCTCCGGGCTCCTCACCGTTCGCGCGAACTTCCAGGGACCGTTCATCATCCACACGGTCATGGCGCGCGCCCTCCGCCTGCGGCAGAACCGCGTGCGGGTCATCGTGCCCGGCGACATCGGTGGCGGCTTCGGCCTCAAGTCGAGCATGTATCCGTACATGGTGCTGCTTGCGCTGGCCGCGATGAAGGCGGGCGTGCCGGTGAAGTGGATCGAGGACCGCCGCGAGGCACTCACCGCCAGCTCCAGCCACGCCGACCGCGTGACGTACATGGAGGCGGCCGTGCGGAAGGACGGCACCGTGCTTGCCCTCCGCACGCGCAACATCGACAACGTGGGCGCCTACATCCGGACACCGGAACCGGCCGACCTGTTCGCGCGCTTCAGCGCAATGACCGGCGCCTACCGGATCCGCGACGTCGCCCTCGACCTGTCGGCGGCGATGACCAACACGTCGCTCACCGGCCCCGTGCGCGGGTACGGCGGCCACCCGCTCTACTTCGCTCTCGAGCGGACGATGGACACGATCGCCGCCCGGCTGGGCATGGACCCAGCCGAACTGCGGTTCAGGAACTTCATCGGGGCGGGGGAGTTCCCGTACACGACGGCCACCGGCGGCGAGTACGACAGCGGCAACTACCCCGAGTGCCTCCGCCGGCTCCTGGCCCTGGCGCGGTACGATGAGCTGCGCGCCCGGCAACGGGCGGCGCGCGCCGAGGGCCGCCTGTTCGGGATCGGCCTCGCCACGATCGTCGACCCCTGCGTGACGAACATCGGGTACATCACGCTCGCGAAATCACCGGAGGAGCGCACGCAGCGGCGCGCCATGTCGGGCTCGGGGGACGTGGGGACGGTCCGGGTCGATCCGAGCGGCGACGTCGTCGTCCTCGCCACGAGCGTGCCGCAGGGCCAAGGCCACGAAACGATCATCGCGCAGATCGTCGCCGACGAGCTCGGCGTGCCGATCGAGCGCATCACCGTGCACGCCGAGGTCGACACCCTGGCCTCGGTCTGGAGCATTACCACCGGCTCGTACTCGTCGCGCTTCTCCTCGGTCGGCTCGAGCGCCTACGCTATGGCCGCCCGCCAGGTGCGGGCCAAGGCTGTAAAGATCGCCGCCCACGTGCTCGAGGTGGCCGAGGAGGACGTCGAGTGGAAGGACGGCGCCGCCGTCGTGCGGGGCGCGCCGCACACCGCGCTTGCCCTGCGGGCGATCGCCGGGATCGCGCACTGGAACCAGACGTCGCTGCCGGCGGGCATGGAGCCGAACCTCCAGGCGACCTACGCCTTCAACCTGCCGACCTCCCGGCCGCCGTTGGACGACGACCGCGCCAACACGCAGAACGTGTACGGCTTCGGTGCCGAGCTGGCCGTGGTCGAGGTCGACCGGGCGAGCGGCGTGGTGCGCGTCCTCGAGTACTACACGGTTCACGACTGCGGCACCGTGCTGAACCCGGCGCACGTGCGCGGCCAGGTCCAGGGCGCGGCCGTCCAGGGCATCTCGGGCGCGCTCTGGGAGCAGATGCGATGGGACGAGAGCGGGCAGTACCTCACCGCGAGCCTCCAGGACTACCTGATGCCGACAGCGATGGAGGCGCCCGACATCGGGATGGACCACGTGGAGACGCCGTCGCCGAACACCGTCCTCGGGTCGAAGGGCATCGGGGAGGCGAGCTCGATGGCGGCGCCGGTGACGGTCGCCAACGCCGTGGCGGACGCGCTCGCGCCACTCGGCATCCCGGTCACCTCGCTGCCGCTCTGGCCGGACACGGTCTGGCGCATGCTGAAGGAGGCGCAGGGACCATGA